One genomic region from Methanocaldococcus fervens AG86 encodes:
- the artD gene encoding archaeosortase D translates to MENKRYLINFLILLPLIYLFLKIFEFEISRYLAVIVGLILNAYYFDNIIIYNKTLFSIIPACTCSFEMSLFLAYVFATPKTPMKYKLIYSSFGILVINLINILRIILILKNAHLTNYSLIHDMISFIIFPTVLILNIIWVRILIKVGIVKNIKINLIDK, encoded by the coding sequence ATGGAAAATAAAAGATATTTGATAAATTTCCTTATTTTATTACCTTTAATCTATCTTTTTTTAAAAATTTTTGAATTTGAAATATCCAGATATTTAGCAGTGATTGTAGGACTTATTTTGAATGCCTATTATTTTGATAATATCATAATCTATAACAAAACGTTATTTTCTATAATTCCAGCATGCACATGCTCCTTTGAAATGTCTTTGTTTTTAGCTTATGTATTTGCTACGCCAAAGACTCCAATGAAATATAAACTAATATATTCAAGTTTTGGAATATTGGTAATAAATCTCATAAATATATTGAGGATAATCCTTATCCTAAAAAATGCACATCTAACAAACTATTCCCTCATACATGATATGATAAGTTTTATTATCTTTCCTACTGTTTTAATTTTAAATATCATCTGGGTAAGAATATTAATAAAAGTAGGAATCGTAAAAAATATCAAAATTAACTTAATAGATAAATAA
- a CDS encoding class III signal peptide domain-containing protein, archaeosortase D/PIP-CTERM system-associated: protein MFKKIFSNKGQISLEFALLLAGIIATASIVGFYYLKTVKTSSTTAKEISVSGEIATNNKVMQQVDKVKEVTANGK, encoded by the coding sequence ATGTTTAAAAAAATATTTTCAAATAAAGGTCAGATTAGCTTAGAATTTGCTTTGTTATTAGCTGGTATTATCGCTACAGCTTCAATAGTTGGATTTTATTATTTGAAAACTGTAAAAACATCATCAACAACTGCCAAAGAAATTAGTGTTTCTGGAGAAATTGCTACCAACAATAAAGTCATGCAACAAGTAGATAAGGTAAAAGAGGTTACCGCAAATGGAAAATAA
- a CDS encoding PKD domain-containing protein, protein MHIKSLIILLFSLFLALTLSNGYIIQIHPNTMNITNSSGDSNTNPYIITYNVNDTIRFEALAPDSIANETLENGAIKWDFGDLTETDYGNYREITHVYEFPFPYPVAWCGYLNNTGYSKSLTYNWLVVGDVQTTKYIFNGSPSNSKTSWDIYYNSVNNTVIVKYYSENTINMKFIGLDVDTEKVTVNANKNEIVEGDIVKFNYSVSRHIIFNVWSFGDGTFSFEKSPIHVYDRPGIYYPRVLVVDYFGRVMVGYLDEGIKVKRQRGGYIYWVTGPSHYNGEAYTYVYNSSGNDNDNRGNAYTDPYKVTYRVDDSIKFEMSGAWGLYWKWDFGDGTETYYTYKDYFTPAYHRYKFPFMWPFFWMSYGSGSWWKSDTLNFIVVDDVGNTRYNFYPSVSHDKTSYDYEYIKENHTVNLYYYSDVVSTPKLNVKLKDGYYIDITATATPTEVNVNENVEFDCSPYGNPIFIMWCFGDGTFSFEKSPTHRYSSRGLYYPHVFVIDENGNIEVGIPPPIGVGGYSSYPQIYASPTLAPTNYPINITIMEPASWARLRHYIYFGDGSSIWIRPKTSPYSFNHTYTSEGVYPIYMKVYTAKNMKTVYIIDNKNPIAKLYIYPNPASYKDTIFFNPLNTYDPDASRNIPEYNSYGNIIGNYTIPPSSPMAKIYGFNLTVYNSSGALVWNYSSNELKTVSHKFNIGNYTTILTVWDGMGDKNSIEVNFEVRNSLPTAEFMYSPKHPKVNEEVIFNALSSYDPEGAIKLYRWDFGDGEVIETTDPIVTHVYKEEGVYNVSLTVYDELNASSIMSKTITVYYIKADFEGPSMVVVDQNINFVDRSISNPGNIVKWLWNFGDGTTSTQKNPLHKYTKEGIYVVKLIVWNNIGLKDSISKIVLVKGEGNYPPIAKFNFTINGTMVYFDASESYDIDGKIVKYIWDFGDGTIISVNGTYEHPPNPKTSHIYTKKGVYTARLTVVDDDGYSDSTVRFVSIGENKKSIPIPIPIKILMFITTVIIIIQISRWKHV, encoded by the coding sequence ATGCATATCAAATCTTTAATAATTCTATTATTTAGTTTATTTTTAGCATTAACATTATCAAACGGATATATAATCCAAATTCATCCGAACACTATGAATATAACGAACAGTTCTGGAGACTCAAATACTAATCCCTACATTATCACATATAATGTAAATGATACAATAAGATTTGAAGCTTTAGCCCCCGATTCTATAGCTAATGAGACCTTAGAGAATGGTGCTATAAAATGGGATTTTGGAGATTTAACTGAAACTGATTATGGAAATTACAGGGAAATAACACATGTTTATGAATTTCCCTTCCCTTACCCAGTAGCTTGGTGTGGCTATTTGAATAATACAGGATATTCAAAATCATTAACTTATAACTGGCTTGTTGTTGGGGATGTGCAGACAACCAAATATATATTTAATGGCAGCCCGTCAAACTCAAAAACAAGCTGGGACATCTATTACAATAGTGTAAACAACACTGTTATTGTAAAATATTACTCAGAAAATACCATAAACATGAAATTTATTGGACTAGATGTAGATACTGAGAAGGTAACAGTAAATGCTAATAAAAATGAGATTGTTGAAGGAGATATCGTTAAATTTAATTATTCAGTTAGTAGGCATATTATATTTAATGTTTGGAGTTTTGGAGATGGAACATTTTCATTTGAAAAATCTCCTATCCACGTATATGACAGACCTGGAATATATTATCCAAGGGTTCTGGTTGTTGATTATTTTGGTAGAGTAATGGTCGGCTATTTGGATGAAGGAATTAAAGTAAAAAGACAGAGAGGAGGTTATATTTACTGGGTTACTGGACCAAGCCATTATAATGGAGAGGCTTATACTTATGTATATAATAGTTCTGGAAACGATAACGACAATAGAGGAAATGCATATACTGACCCTTATAAAGTAACATACCGGGTTGATGATAGTATTAAGTTTGAAATGTCAGGAGCTTGGGGATTATATTGGAAGTGGGATTTTGGTGATGGAACAGAAACTTACTATACATATAAAGATTATTTTACTCCTGCATACCATAGATATAAATTCCCATTTATGTGGCCATTTTTCTGGATGAGTTATGGGTCAGGTAGTTGGTGGAAGTCAGATACTCTCAACTTTATAGTTGTGGATGATGTGGGAAATACAAGATATAATTTTTATCCATCAGTATCCCATGACAAAACATCTTATGATTACGAATATATTAAAGAAAATCATACTGTTAATTTGTATTATTATTCAGATGTAGTTTCAACACCAAAATTGAATGTAAAGCTAAAAGATGGCTATTATATTGATATAACAGCAACTGCTACTCCAACAGAAGTTAATGTAAATGAAAATGTTGAATTTGACTGCTCACCTTATGGAAATCCAATATTCATAATGTGGTGTTTTGGAGATGGAACATTTTCATTTGAAAAATCTCCTACACATAGATATTCCTCAAGGGGTTTGTATTATCCTCATGTATTTGTTATAGATGAAAATGGGAATATAGAAGTTGGAATTCCTCCACCAATTGGAGTTGGGGGTTATAGTAGTTATCCTCAAATTTATGCCTCTCCTACATTGGCTCCTACAAACTATCCAATTAACATAACAATAATGGAACCTGCATCTTGGGCAAGGTTACGGCATTATATATATTTTGGAGATGGCAGTAGTATTTGGATAAGGCCTAAAACTTCACCATATTCATTCAATCATACATATACTTCAGAAGGGGTTTATCCAATCTATATGAAAGTATATACCGCAAAAAATATGAAAACAGTTTATATAATTGACAACAAAAATCCAATAGCTAAACTCTATATTTATCCAAATCCTGCAAGCTATAAGGATACAATATTTTTCAATCCATTAAATACCTACGACCCAGATGCTAGTAGGAATATTCCTGAATATAATTCCTATGGTAATATAATAGGCAACTATACTATACCTCCAAGTTCACCAATGGCAAAAATCTATGGATTCAACTTAACGGTTTATAATTCTTCTGGAGCTCTTGTTTGGAATTATTCATCAAATGAGTTAAAAACAGTATCACATAAATTTAACATTGGCAATTATACTACAATACTGACTGTTTGGGATGGAATGGGCGATAAAAATTCCATTGAAGTTAACTTTGAAGTTAGAAACTCTCTCCCTACTGCTGAATTCATGTATTCTCCAAAACATCCAAAAGTTAATGAGGAGGTTATATTTAATGCGTTATCTTCTTACGATCCAGAAGGGGCTATTAAATTATACAGATGGGATTTTGGAGATGGAGAAGTTATAGAAACTACCGATCCAATAGTAACTCATGTGTATAAGGAAGAGGGTGTTTATAACGTGAGTCTTACAGTTTACGATGAATTAAATGCATCATCCATAATGTCAAAAACAATAACCGTATATTACATTAAAGCAGATTTTGAAGGCCCTTCTATGGTCGTAGTTGATCAAAATATAAATTTTGTAGATAGATCAATATCCAATCCTGGAAATATAGTTAAATGGCTGTGGAACTTTGGAGATGGAACGACATCAACACAAAAAAATCCATTGCATAAATACACAAAAGAAGGAATATATGTTGTAAAATTAATTGTTTGGAATAATATAGGTTTGAAAGATTCCATATCAAAAATAGTATTGGTTAAGGGAGAAGGAAACTATCCTCCAATAGCAAAATTTAATTTTACAATAAATGGGACTATGGTATATTTCGATGCTTCGGAATCCTACGACATTGATGGAAAAATTGTAAAATATATATGGGACTTTGGAGATGGAACAATTATTTCTGTAAATGGAACTTATGAACATCCGCCCAATCCAAAAACCAGCCACATCTATACTAAAAAAGGTGTATATACTGCAAGATTAACTGTTGTGGATGATGATGGATACAGTGACTCAACAGTAAGATTTGTCTCAATTGGTGAAAATAAAAAAAGTATTCCAATTCCAATACCAATTAAAATCTTAATGTTTATAACCACTGTAATAATTATTATTCAAATATCAAGGTGGAAACATGTTTAA
- the thsA gene encoding thermosome subunit alpha has product MAMAGTPIVVLPQNVKRYVGRDAQRMNILAGRIIAETVRTTLGPKGMDKMLVDELGDIVVTNDGVTILKEMSVEHPAAKMLIEVAKTQEKEVGDGTTTAVVIAGELLRKAEELLDQNIHPSVIINGYELARNKAIEELKTIAKEIKPENTEMLKKIAMTSITGKGAEKAREQLAEIVVEAVRAVVDEETGKVDKDLIKVEKKEGAPIEETTLIRGVVVDKERVNPQMPKKVENAKIALLNCPIEVKETETDAEIRITDPTKLMEFIEQEEKMIKDMVEKIAATGANVVFCQKGIDDLAQHYLAKKGILAVRRVKKSDMEKLAKATGAKIITNIDDLTPEDLGEAGLVEERKVAGDAMIFVEQCKHPKAVTILARGSTEHVVEEVARAIDDAIGVVKCALEEGKIVAGGGATEIELAKRLRKFAETVAGREQLAVRAFADALEVIPRTLAENSGLDPIDMLVKLRAAHEKEGGEVCGLDVFEGEVVNMLEKGVVEPLKVKTQAIDSATEASVMLLRIDDVIAAEKVKGDEKGGEGGDMGGDEF; this is encoded by the coding sequence ATGGCAATGGCAGGTACACCAATAGTAGTCTTACCACAAAATGTTAAGAGATACGTTGGAAGAGATGCTCAAAGAATGAACATCTTAGCAGGTAGAATTATCGCTGAGACAGTCAGAACAACATTAGGTCCAAAAGGAATGGACAAAATGTTAGTTGATGAATTAGGAGACATTGTTGTTACAAACGATGGGGTTACAATATTAAAAGAAATGAGTGTTGAGCATCCCGCTGCTAAGATGTTAATAGAAGTTGCTAAAACTCAAGAGAAAGAAGTTGGGGACGGTACAACAACAGCAGTAGTTATTGCTGGAGAGTTGTTAAGAAAAGCTGAAGAGTTGTTAGATCAAAACATCCACCCATCAGTTATAATTAACGGTTACGAATTAGCAAGAAACAAGGCAATTGAAGAATTAAAAACAATAGCTAAAGAAATTAAACCAGAAAATACAGAAATGTTAAAGAAAATTGCAATGACATCAATTACCGGTAAAGGAGCAGAGAAAGCAAGAGAACAGTTAGCTGAAATTGTTGTTGAGGCAGTTAGAGCTGTTGTCGATGAAGAAACTGGAAAAGTTGATAAGGACTTAATTAAAGTTGAGAAGAAGGAAGGAGCTCCAATTGAAGAAACAACCTTAATTAGAGGGGTTGTTGTAGACAAGGAGAGAGTCAACCCACAAATGCCAAAGAAAGTTGAAAATGCTAAAATTGCATTATTAAACTGCCCAATTGAAGTTAAAGAAACTGAAACTGATGCAGAAATAAGAATTACTGACCCAACTAAGTTAATGGAGTTCATTGAGCAAGAAGAAAAAATGATTAAAGATATGGTTGAGAAGATAGCTGCCACAGGAGCTAACGTTGTATTCTGCCAAAAAGGAATTGATGACTTAGCTCAGCACTACTTAGCTAAGAAAGGAATCTTAGCAGTAAGAAGAGTTAAGAAATCAGACATGGAGAAATTAGCTAAGGCAACAGGAGCAAAAATCATCACAAACATTGACGACTTAACACCAGAAGACTTAGGAGAGGCAGGATTAGTTGAAGAGAGAAAAGTTGCTGGAGATGCAATGATATTCGTCGAACAGTGCAAGCATCCAAAGGCAGTAACAATCTTAGCAAGAGGTTCAACAGAGCACGTTGTTGAAGAAGTTGCAAGAGCAATTGATGATGCAATTGGAGTTGTTAAGTGTGCATTAGAAGAAGGTAAGATTGTTGCTGGTGGGGGAGCTACTGAAATAGAATTAGCTAAGAGATTAAGAAAATTCGCTGAAACAGTTGCTGGAAGAGAGCAGTTAGCAGTTAGAGCATTCGCTGATGCATTAGAAGTCATTCCAAGAACATTAGCTGAGAACTCAGGATTAGACCCAATTGACATGCTCGTTAAGTTAAGAGCTGCTCACGAGAAAGAAGGCGGAGAAGTTTGTGGATTAGACGTCTTCGAAGGAGAAGTTGTCAACATGTTAGAAAAAGGAGTTGTTGAACCATTGAAAGTTAAAACACAAGCAATTGACTCAGCTACAGAAGCATCAGTCATGCTCTTAAGAATTGATGACGTCATAGCTGCTGAGAAAGTTAAGGGAGATGAGAAAGGAGGAGAAGGAGGGGACATGGGAGGTGATGAATTTTAA
- the hisS gene encoding histidine--tRNA ligase, with protein MFQKPRGTRDFLPEEMKKRRFIENKLREVFERYGYKEILTPTFESFELIAKKTGEEIRKQLYVFKDHGGREMALRPEMTSPVVRFYLNELKNLQKPLRLYYFANCFRYERPQAGRFREFWQMGCELIGCENPIADAEVLNLAMDGLININLDFDVHIGHLGVLKGVLEKFNVSEEEEVKIRRLIDKEDYDNLEAYLTQILGEEKKELIFEILKFKGGREVLDELREILKDFPKSIEAINNLEEILEFVIHDKYTINLGIARGLDYYTGMVFEIYGKKGAKQICGGGRYDNLIETFGGEPTPAVGFAYGFDRIMMNIDDLEIEEETILVIPVKKDKELIKKSLIIADKLRKSGKIVEFEIMGRKLRKALDYANSRGFKKVIIVGEKELNEGKVTLKDMITGEQRLVKIDELANL; from the coding sequence ATGTTTCAAAAACCGAGAGGGACGAGGGATTTTTTACCAGAAGAGATGAAGAAAAGGAGGTTTATTGAAAATAAGTTGAGAGAAGTTTTTGAAAGATATGGGTATAAGGAGATATTAACACCAACCTTTGAAAGCTTTGAATTAATAGCTAAAAAAACAGGAGAAGAAATTAGAAAGCAGTTGTATGTCTTTAAAGATCATGGCGGGAGAGAGATGGCTTTAAGGCCTGAAATGACATCCCCAGTAGTTAGATTCTATTTAAACGAATTGAAGAATTTACAGAAGCCGTTGAGATTGTATTATTTTGCCAACTGCTTTAGGTATGAAAGACCTCAGGCAGGGAGATTTAGGGAGTTTTGGCAGATGGGTTGTGAGTTAATAGGATGTGAAAACCCAATAGCGGATGCTGAGGTATTAAACTTAGCAATGGATGGTCTAATAAATATTAATTTAGATTTTGACGTCCATATAGGTCATTTGGGAGTTTTAAAAGGTGTTTTAGAGAAATTTAATGTTAGTGAGGAAGAGGAGGTTAAAATAAGAAGGTTAATAGATAAAGAGGATTACGATAATTTGGAAGCTTATTTAACTCAAATATTGGGAGAGGAAAAAAAGGAGTTAATATTTGAAATATTAAAGTTTAAAGGAGGTAGGGAAGTTTTGGATGAGTTAAGAGAGATATTAAAGGACTTTCCAAAATCAATAGAGGCAATAAATAATTTAGAGGAAATTTTGGAGTTTGTTATTCATGACAAATATACAATAAATCTTGGAATTGCGAGGGGTTTAGATTACTACACGGGAATGGTATTTGAGATATATGGGAAAAAAGGAGCTAAGCAAATATGCGGTGGAGGAAGATATGATAACTTAATTGAGACATTTGGAGGAGAGCCCACACCAGCTGTAGGTTTTGCTTACGGGTTTGATAGAATTATGATGAATATCGACGATTTAGAGATTGAGGAAGAAACCATCTTAGTTATTCCAGTAAAAAAAGATAAGGAATTGATTAAAAAATCATTAATTATAGCTGATAAGTTAAGAAAATCTGGAAAAATTGTAGAATTTGAAATTATGGGTAGGAAGTTAAGAAAAGCTTTAGATTATGCAAATTCAAGAGGATTTAAGAAGGTAATTATTGTTGGAGAGAAGGAGCTTAATGAAGGAAAGGTAACTTTAAAGGATATGATTACAGGTGAGCAGAGATTGGTTAAAATAGATGAGTTGGCAAACCTCTAA
- the cofF gene encoding coenzyme gamma-F420-2:alpha-L-glutamate ligase translates to MVKITILSPEGKSCSVWSLKHEIEKLGAECDIFLLSNPETLMTHDFKLDTDLIHSRCGIGDYFDRLTLYSWQFINALEIEGFKFVNPIKTLYLTSDKFKCIKLLTKNKINVPKTALIRDYEDAVKFIEKYNLSFPVVVKNSFSKCGLKVFMAKNHDELKELTKNAIWEGKLIQEFVDFKENGLYKDMRILVVDGEVVGGYRRVSKDFRTNLYLGNAVEKLNIDEELKELALKCAELSNAIILGVDILPTKDNYYVIELNSSPGTKGFRSIGINADKKIAEALVKYAKS, encoded by the coding sequence ATGGTGAAGATAACAATCTTATCCCCAGAAGGAAAGAGTTGCAGTGTATGGAGCTTAAAACATGAGATTGAAAAATTAGGGGCTGAGTGCGATATATTTTTACTATCAAATCCAGAAACATTAATGACTCATGATTTCAAATTAGATACGGATTTAATTCATTCAAGATGTGGTATAGGGGATTATTTTGATAGACTAACGCTCTACTCTTGGCAGTTTATAAATGCATTGGAGATTGAGGGCTTTAAATTTGTTAATCCAATTAAAACTCTCTACCTCACATCAGACAAATTTAAATGTATAAAATTACTTACAAAAAATAAAATAAATGTCCCAAAAACAGCTTTAATTAGGGATTATGAGGATGCAGTCAAATTTATTGAAAAATACAATCTAAGTTTTCCAGTGGTTGTGAAAAATTCTTTCTCAAAGTGTGGTTTAAAGGTGTTTATGGCAAAAAATCATGATGAATTAAAGGAACTTACAAAAAATGCTATCTGGGAAGGGAAGCTAATTCAAGAATTCGTTGATTTTAAAGAGAATGGCTTATATAAGGATATGAGAATATTGGTTGTTGATGGAGAAGTTGTAGGGGGATATAGGAGAGTTAGTAAAGATTTTAGGACAAACCTTTATTTAGGAAATGCCGTTGAAAAATTAAATATAGATGAGGAGCTTAAGGAGCTTGCTTTAAAATGTGCTGAGTTATCTAACGCTATAATATTAGGCGTAGATATACTACCAACAAAAGACAACTATTACGTTATAGAGCTCAACTCCTCTCCAGGAACTAAAGGTTTTAGAAGTATAGGAATAAATGCAGATAAAAAGATAGCCGAAGCTTTAGTCAAATATGCAAAATCCTAA
- the dacZ gene encoding diadenylate cyclase produces the protein MVAKHIIKHGLELAYDIKADAFMIFTETGKSYELLKPLLKKDNNLKKLKILDKVDKVIHKDIKIIVATPNETTYKKISHEGEINIYPLFIKHREDNRCMIISSGIVHALKRDILKENHRIVAVVGEPKVPGKLDTIMVVNVKDHVKELTLYKLFETLDEKQRKTLKEVLKLAMEIGREGREGKGVGTIFVIGDTLNVMNMSKPLILNPFAGHNASIFDENVKGTIKELSSIDGAFIITDDGKVVSAGRFLETKGEIEIPKGLGARHVAAAGITKNTNAIAVTVSQSGGIVRIFKDGKIVFETDPRANIVIV, from the coding sequence ATGGTTGCCAAGCATATAATAAAGCATGGGCTCGAATTGGCTTATGACATTAAGGCAGATGCATTTATGATATTTACTGAAACTGGAAAATCTTATGAGCTTTTAAAACCATTATTGAAAAAGGATAACAATTTAAAAAAATTGAAAATACTCGATAAAGTCGATAAAGTGATACACAAGGATATAAAAATAATTGTTGCCACCCCAAACGAAACAACGTATAAAAAAATTAGCCATGAAGGTGAAATAAACATCTACCCTTTATTTATCAAGCATAGGGAAGATAATAGGTGTATGATAATAAGTAGTGGTATTGTTCACGCCCTTAAGAGGGATATATTAAAGGAAAACCATAGGATTGTTGCAGTGGTTGGAGAACCAAAAGTTCCTGGAAAATTAGATACAATAATGGTTGTTAATGTAAAAGACCATGTGAAAGAATTAACCTTATATAAACTCTTTGAAACATTAGATGAAAAACAGAGGAAAACATTGAAAGAAGTTTTGAAATTAGCAATGGAAATTGGAAGAGAGGGGAGAGAAGGAAAGGGAGTGGGAACGATATTTGTTATTGGAGATACGTTAAATGTTATGAACATGTCAAAACCTTTAATATTAAACCCATTTGCTGGACATAACGCAAGTATATTTGATGAAAACGTAAAAGGAACTATAAAAGAGCTTTCATCAATAGATGGGGCATTTATAATTACAGATGATGGAAAAGTTGTTTCTGCAGGTAGATTTTTGGAGACAAAAGGAGAGATTGAAATACCAAAAGGTTTGGGAGCGAGACATGTTGCTGCTGCAGGAATAACAAAAAATACAAATGCAATAGCTGTAACTGTATCTCAAAGTGGTGGGATAGTTAGAATATTTAAAGATGGAAAGATTGTTTTTGAAACAGATCCAAGAGCAAATATAGTGATTGTTTAA
- the hacA gene encoding homoaconitase large subunit, producing MTLIEEILSKKVGYEVCAGDSIEVKVDLAMTHDGTTPLTYKALKEMGDGVWDNEKIVIAFDHNVPANTVKAAEMQKLVLEFVKRFNIKHFHKGGEGICHQILAENYVLPNMFVAGGDSHTCTHGAFGAFATGFGATDMAYIYATGEAWIKVPKTIRVDIVGKNENISAKDIVLRVCKEIGRRGATYMAIEYGGEVVKRMNMDGRLTLCNMAIEMGGKTGVIEADEITYNYLKNERGLSDEKIAELKKERITVNKDEANYYREIEIDITDMEEQVAVPHHPDNVKPVSEVEGTEINQVFIGSCTNGRLSDLREAAKYLKGGKVHKDVKLIVIPASKKVFLQALREGLIETFIKAGAMICTPGCGPCLGAHQGVLAEGEVCLSTTNRNFRGRMGHINSYIYLASPKVAAISAVKGYITNKLD from the coding sequence TTGACATTAATAGAGGAGATATTATCAAAAAAAGTAGGATATGAGGTTTGTGCAGGAGATAGTATTGAGGTTAAAGTAGATTTAGCCATGACACACGATGGAACAACACCTTTAACCTACAAAGCTTTAAAAGAAATGGGAGATGGGGTTTGGGATAATGAAAAAATTGTTATTGCCTTTGACCATAATGTTCCAGCAAATACTGTTAAAGCCGCTGAAATGCAAAAATTAGTTTTAGAATTTGTTAAAAGATTTAACATCAAACATTTCCATAAAGGTGGAGAAGGAATTTGCCATCAAATATTGGCTGAAAACTATGTTTTACCAAACATGTTTGTAGCTGGAGGGGATAGCCACACATGTACACATGGAGCTTTTGGAGCTTTTGCAACTGGCTTTGGGGCAACTGACATGGCTTACATTTATGCAACAGGAGAGGCGTGGATTAAAGTCCCTAAAACAATTAGAGTTGACATTGTTGGGAAAAATGAAAATATCTCTGCCAAAGACATTGTTTTGAGAGTTTGTAAAGAGATTGGAAGGAGAGGAGCTACCTATATGGCTATTGAATACGGTGGAGAAGTTGTTAAGAGGATGAATATGGATGGAAGATTAACGTTGTGTAATATGGCAATAGAGATGGGAGGGAAAACTGGAGTTATAGAGGCTGATGAAATAACCTATAACTACTTAAAAAATGAAAGAGGGCTTTCAGATGAAAAAATTGCTGAACTAAAAAAAGAAAGAATAACGGTAAATAAGGATGAAGCAAACTATTATAGGGAGATAGAGATTGACATAACAGATATGGAGGAGCAAGTGGCTGTTCCTCATCACCCAGACAATGTAAAACCAGTTAGTGAAGTTGAAGGAACTGAAATAAATCAGGTTTTTATTGGAAGCTGTACAAATGGAAGGTTGAGTGATTTAAGGGAAGCAGCTAAATATCTAAAAGGGGGAAAAGTTCATAAAGATGTTAAATTAATAGTTATCCCAGCGTCAAAAAAGGTATTTTTGCAAGCGTTAAGAGAGGGGTTGATTGAGACATTTATCAAAGCTGGGGCTATGATTTGCACGCCTGGATGTGGCCCCTGCTTAGGAGCTCATCAAGGAGTTTTAGCTGAAGGGGAGGTTTGTTTATCAACTACAAATAGAAACTTTAGGGGAAGAATGGGGCATATAAACAGTTATATTTATTTAGCTTCACCAAAAGTTGCTGCAATAAGTGCAGTTAAAGGATACATAACAAATAAATTAGATTAA
- a CDS encoding CBS domain-containing protein produces the protein MKVRDLMDKNFAKIYLDETVEDAINLLKKKKRYSAPIVDKEDKLVGWITALELLGISEKDFKKPITEFMRPVDEVITVYEDDEARDVVLKFVKYKVVSIPVLTRDGRVIGMVRNCDVVKTLAKLYEIPVYKIFKELQSHIGDITWEELMEAAAVVTKRMTGEDITPKEYEDRIKKTTFGKAIWACGGLENFFAGLIEIGMVALARKLAKRRKGVE, from the coding sequence ATGAAAGTAAGAGATTTAATGGACAAGAATTTTGCTAAAATATATTTAGATGAAACTGTTGAAGATGCAATAAATCTATTAAAAAAGAAGAAAAGATACTCAGCACCAATTGTTGATAAAGAAGATAAGTTAGTTGGTTGGATAACCGCTTTAGAGTTGTTGGGGATTTCAGAAAAGGATTTCAAAAAGCCAATAACTGAGTTTATGAGACCTGTTGATGAGGTTATTACCGTATATGAAGATGATGAGGCAAGAGATGTTGTTTTAAAATTCGTTAAGTATAAGGTAGTGAGCATTCCAGTTTTAACAAGGGATGGTAGAGTTATTGGAATGGTTAGAAACTGCGATGTTGTCAAAACATTAGCTAAGCTTTATGAAATCCCAGTGTATAAGATATTTAAGGAATTGCAAAGCCATATTGGGGATATAACTTGGGAAGAGTTAATGGAAGCAGCTGCAGTAGTAACAAAGAGGATGACTGGAGAAGATATAACTCCAAAGGAATACGAAGATAGGATTAAAAAAACAACATTTGGAAAGGCGATATGGGCTTGTGGTGGATTAGAGAACTTCTTTGCTGGGTTAATTGAAATAGGAATGGTAGCTTTGGCAAGAAAATTAGCAAAAAGAAGGAAGGGGGTCGAATGA